From Coffea arabica cultivar ET-39 chromosome 10e, Coffea Arabica ET-39 HiFi, whole genome shotgun sequence, one genomic window encodes:
- the LOC113712788 gene encoding fructose-1,6-bisphosphatase, cytosolic isoform X2, protein MDHSADAHRTDLMTITRFVLNEQSKHAESRGDFTILLSHIVLGCKFVCSAVNKAGLAKLIGLAGETNVQGEEQKKLDVLSNEVFVKALVSSGRTCILVSEEDELAIVVEPSKRGKYCVVFDPLDGSSNIDCGVSIGTIFGIYMIKDHSEPKLEDALQPGKDMVAAGYCMYGSSCTLVLSTGSGVNGFTLDPSLGEFILTHPDIKIPKKGKIYSVNEGNARNWDAPTAKYVEKCKFPKDGSSAKSLRYIGSMVADVHRTLLYGGIFLYPADKKSPNGKLRVLYEVFPMSFLMEQAGGQAFTGKERALDLVPKKIHERSPIFLGSYDDVEEIKALYAEEQKA, encoded by the exons ACGCTGAATCTCGCGGGGATTTCACTATCTTGCTCAGTCACATTGTTCTGGGCTGCAAGTTCGTTTGTTCTGCTGTCAACAAG GCAGGCTTGGCCAAGCTGATTGGGCTTGCAGGTGAGACAAATGTGCAG GGTGAAGAGCAAAAGAAGCTTGACGTGCTATCAAATGAAGTTTTTGTCAAAGCTCTGGTCAGCAGCGGTCGAACA TGCATTCTCGTCTCTGAAGAAGATGAACTGGCCATTGTTGTGGAGCCATCCAAGCGGGGGAA GTATTGTGTTGTGTTTGATCCCTTGGATGGATCCTCCAACATCGACTGTGGTGTCTCAATTGGAACT ATTTTTGGTATTTACATGATTAAAGATCACAGTGAACCAAAATTAGAAGACGCGTTGCAGCCTGGGAAGGACATGGTAGCTGCTGGCTACTGCATGTACGGTAGCTCTTGCACG CTTGTGTTGAGCACTGGAAGTGGTGTTAATGGATTTACTCTTGATCCATCTCTTGGAGAGTTCATACTGACTCATCCAGATATTAAG ATTCCAAAGAAAGGAAAGATATACTCTGTAAATGAGGGAAATGCAAGGAACTGGGATGCTCCGACAGCTAA GTATGTGGAGAAATGCAAGTTCCCAAAAGATGGTTCATCAGCTAAATCATTAAGATACATTGGGAG CATGGTAGCCGATGTTCACCGGACATTGCTCTATGGAGGTATCTTTTTGTATCCAGCTGATAAGAAAAGTCCTAACGGGAAATTGAG AGTTCTATATGAGGTCTTCCCGATGTCTTTCTTGATGGAACAAGCTGGAGGACAAGCATTTACTGGGAAGGAACGG GCACTTGACCTAGTTCCAAAGAAGATTCATGAAAGATCACCAATATTTCTTGGTAGTTATGATGATGTTGAAGAGATCAAAGCACTTTACGCTGAAGAGCAGAAAGCATAG
- the LOC113712788 gene encoding fructose-1,6-bisphosphatase, cytosolic isoform X1 has translation MDHSADAHRTDLMTITRFVLNEQSKHAESRGDFTILLSHIVLGCKFVCSAVNKAGLAKLIGLAGETNVQGEEQKKLDVLSNEVFVKALVSSGRTCILVSEEDELAIVVEPSKRGKYCVVFDPLDGSSNIDCGVSIGTIFGIYMIKDHSEPKLEDALQPGKDMVAAGYCMYGSSCTLVLSTGSGVNGFTLDPSLGEFILTHPDIKVKKIPKKGKIYSVNEGNARNWDAPTAKYVEKCKFPKDGSSAKSLRYIGSMVADVHRTLLYGGIFLYPADKKSPNGKLRVLYEVFPMSFLMEQAGGQAFTGKERALDLVPKKIHERSPIFLGSYDDVEEIKALYAEEQKA, from the exons ACGCTGAATCTCGCGGGGATTTCACTATCTTGCTCAGTCACATTGTTCTGGGCTGCAAGTTCGTTTGTTCTGCTGTCAACAAG GCAGGCTTGGCCAAGCTGATTGGGCTTGCAGGTGAGACAAATGTGCAG GGTGAAGAGCAAAAGAAGCTTGACGTGCTATCAAATGAAGTTTTTGTCAAAGCTCTGGTCAGCAGCGGTCGAACA TGCATTCTCGTCTCTGAAGAAGATGAACTGGCCATTGTTGTGGAGCCATCCAAGCGGGGGAA GTATTGTGTTGTGTTTGATCCCTTGGATGGATCCTCCAACATCGACTGTGGTGTCTCAATTGGAACT ATTTTTGGTATTTACATGATTAAAGATCACAGTGAACCAAAATTAGAAGACGCGTTGCAGCCTGGGAAGGACATGGTAGCTGCTGGCTACTGCATGTACGGTAGCTCTTGCACG CTTGTGTTGAGCACTGGAAGTGGTGTTAATGGATTTACTCTTGATCCATCTCTTGGAGAGTTCATACTGACTCATCCAGATATTAAGGTAAAAAAA ATTCCAAAGAAAGGAAAGATATACTCTGTAAATGAGGGAAATGCAAGGAACTGGGATGCTCCGACAGCTAA GTATGTGGAGAAATGCAAGTTCCCAAAAGATGGTTCATCAGCTAAATCATTAAGATACATTGGGAG CATGGTAGCCGATGTTCACCGGACATTGCTCTATGGAGGTATCTTTTTGTATCCAGCTGATAAGAAAAGTCCTAACGGGAAATTGAG AGTTCTATATGAGGTCTTCCCGATGTCTTTCTTGATGGAACAAGCTGGAGGACAAGCATTTACTGGGAAGGAACGG GCACTTGACCTAGTTCCAAAGAAGATTCATGAAAGATCACCAATATTTCTTGGTAGTTATGATGATGTTGAAGAGATCAAAGCACTTTACGCTGAAGAGCAGAAAGCATAG
- the LOC113712788 gene encoding fructose-1,6-bisphosphatase, cytosolic isoform X3 yields the protein MDHSADAHRTDLMTITRFVLNEQSKHAESRGDFTILLSHIVLGCKFVCSAVNKAGLAKLIGLAGETNVQGEEQKKLDVLSNEVFVKALVSSGRTCILVSEEDELAIVVEPSKRGKYCVVFDPLDGSSNIDCGVSIGTIFGIYMIKDHSEPKLEDALQPGKDMVAAGYCMYGSSCTIPKKGKIYSVNEGNARNWDAPTAKYVEKCKFPKDGSSAKSLRYIGSMVADVHRTLLYGGIFLYPADKKSPNGKLRVLYEVFPMSFLMEQAGGQAFTGKERALDLVPKKIHERSPIFLGSYDDVEEIKALYAEEQKA from the exons ACGCTGAATCTCGCGGGGATTTCACTATCTTGCTCAGTCACATTGTTCTGGGCTGCAAGTTCGTTTGTTCTGCTGTCAACAAG GCAGGCTTGGCCAAGCTGATTGGGCTTGCAGGTGAGACAAATGTGCAG GGTGAAGAGCAAAAGAAGCTTGACGTGCTATCAAATGAAGTTTTTGTCAAAGCTCTGGTCAGCAGCGGTCGAACA TGCATTCTCGTCTCTGAAGAAGATGAACTGGCCATTGTTGTGGAGCCATCCAAGCGGGGGAA GTATTGTGTTGTGTTTGATCCCTTGGATGGATCCTCCAACATCGACTGTGGTGTCTCAATTGGAACT ATTTTTGGTATTTACATGATTAAAGATCACAGTGAACCAAAATTAGAAGACGCGTTGCAGCCTGGGAAGGACATGGTAGCTGCTGGCTACTGCATGTACGGTAGCTCTTGCACG ATTCCAAAGAAAGGAAAGATATACTCTGTAAATGAGGGAAATGCAAGGAACTGGGATGCTCCGACAGCTAA GTATGTGGAGAAATGCAAGTTCCCAAAAGATGGTTCATCAGCTAAATCATTAAGATACATTGGGAG CATGGTAGCCGATGTTCACCGGACATTGCTCTATGGAGGTATCTTTTTGTATCCAGCTGATAAGAAAAGTCCTAACGGGAAATTGAG AGTTCTATATGAGGTCTTCCCGATGTCTTTCTTGATGGAACAAGCTGGAGGACAAGCATTTACTGGGAAGGAACGG GCACTTGACCTAGTTCCAAAGAAGATTCATGAAAGATCACCAATATTTCTTGGTAGTTATGATGATGTTGAAGAGATCAAAGCACTTTACGCTGAAGAGCAGAAAGCATAG